The Balneolaceae bacterium genome segment TGCTCGCGGTTGTAAAAAGGCAGCGAGCAGGTTACCTCCACCCCGTGACGGGCGAAGAACTCCGGCAGGGATCGGTACTTTGGGGCGGTGGTAAGGATGGTGAGGTTCGAGCGCACAATGACGTGGCGGTCCATGCCGGCGAGTTCTTCCACAAACCAGCGGAATCGGGGATGCATTTCAGGGGCGCCCCCGGTCAGGTCAACCGTCGATATGTCCGAACCCTCCAGGGCCTGAAGGCACTGGTCCATCACGGCGCGCGGCATCACCTCCTCACGGTCGGGTCCGGCATCCACGTGGCAGTGCTTGCAGGTCATGTTGCACATGTAGCCCAGGTTAACCTGAAAGATCTCGATACCGGTGGGACGCAGGGGGTGCTCTCCCAGGTCGCGCAGCTTCTCTTCGAAGTCGGGCAGCTTCCGCAAGCGCTCGCTGTGCCCGTTGAGCACCTCGAGCTGGACCGCGGGATCGGAGAGTTCGTGTTCGGATACCTTGAGAGAATGTACCATGGATCTACGGGACTACATGCGCATTTTCTTGGTCTTGTTCATCATCTGCACCCCGTGCACCAGCGAGGCTCCGCCCCGGATGGCGGCAGCCACATGCACGGCCTCCATCATCTGCTCTTCCGTGGCCCCTTTCTTGAGGCTCTCATCGGTATAGGCGTCGATGCAGTAGGGGCACTGCACGGTGTGGGAGACCGCCAGGGCGATGAGCGCCTTTTCGCGTTCGGTGAGGGCGCCCTCCTCGAACACGGCCCCGTAGTAGTCGAAAAACTTCTCGCCGAGCTCCTCCTGGAATTCGGTGACGTCCTCAAATTTCTTCAGGTCTTCGGGTCGGTAGTAGCTCTGGTCCATGGCCTCGGTGTTTGAATTGGGGTTGGATTTATACGTTGGGTTTATACGGCGGACGTCCCGCGGGAACTCGCCGTTTACCGCAGGGGGTGATATCCAAATATGAGAACGATATGCCCGGGCGGATCATGCCCGGCGGAACAGAATACGAAACGGACGACGCACGGCAAAACGACCGGAACTTCTGTCTTTTCCCTCCCTATAAGGACTATGTGCCGCGGGAGGTTCTTACCCGAGCATGGACAAACCCTGATAAAACCCTGTACAACAACATGAAAAAGGTACTAAGCGCAACTCTTCTTTCCCTCATCCTGGCCGCGGGAGCCGGCAGCCTCCACGCACAGCAGGCCGGCGAAGGACTTGGCATCGGCGTAATGGTGGGCGAACCCACCGGCCTGAGTTTCAAAAGCTGGACCGGCGGCGGCAACGCCTTCGACCTGGGCGTGGCCTGGTCGGTGGGTCCATACGACGCCCTCCACCTGCATGCGGACTACCTCTGGCACAGCGACTTCGGCGACGTGGACGAGGGCGCGCTGATGTTGTACGTGGGACTGGGCGGCCGGATGATTTTTGCCGACGATGACGCGAGGGTGGGTCTTCGCGTGCCCCTGGGTATCACCTATCTCTTCGAGGGGGCGCCCCTTGACCTGTTCCTGGAGGTGGCGCCCGTCATGAACCTGGTGCCTGGCACCGATTTAGACATGACGGGAACTGCGGGCGTGCGCATCTACCTCTAGTCGTCCTCCCCGATCTCCTCCATGCGGCCGGCGAGCTCGTCCATGCGGTCCCGCTTGGTTTCCAGCTTACGCTCGGCCTTGTCGATCTTCTCCTGGATCTCCTTCATCAGGGGATTGTCGTCGTCGGAGGAGGTGAAGTAGGTCTTTTTTTCCTTGATCTGGAGCACCTTGTCCTCCAGGCGGCGCACCTCCCCCTTCATCTTTTTGAATTCCTTTCGCAGATCCTGGATCTGTGACCGCTCTTTGGGGTCGAGATCCGCCTTGGCCAGTTCCTGGTCGAATTTATCGCCCGACTTGGCGGCGCGGAAACGCTCGTAAATCACGTCGCAGGCCTCGCGGTACTTCTT includes the following:
- a CDS encoding arsenosugar biosynthesis-associated peroxidase-like protein, with protein sequence MDQSYYRPEDLKKFEDVTEFQEELGEKFFDYYGAVFEEGALTEREKALIALAVSHTVQCPYCIDAYTDESLKKGATEEQMMEAVHVAAAIRGGASLVHGVQMMNKTKKMRM